In Janthinobacterium sp. B9-8, the genomic stretch TTTAAGGTGGGGCAGCTTAAGTAAGGAGTAACTTCCTCACTTAAGCGGTATCAGCTCTTGCTTTAGCTCTTTTAAACGCGCCTCAATCGCCGATAAAAGATAAAAATCACCACCACCTGCGTTTTGCGCCTGCTGCAGCTGCTCTATCGCGGCGGTATATTCGCCCAGACGGCTGTAATACTCAGCTTGAGCCTGATGCTGGCGTACCGCATCGCCTCGTGCATTTTGGATTTTAGAAATACGCTGCCAGATATAAGCATCAGAAGGATAAAGCTCGCTCGCGTATTGGGCGCTGGCTAAGGCCTCGCTCAATTGCTGATTAGCAATCAACGCGTCAATCTCACCATAAACCAGTGCGCGGCTGGCGGGAAAGCGTTTACTGGCCTCTTTAAATATTTGCAGCGCGTCACTGGGGCGCTTTTGCGCCAAACGGATGCTGCCCGCCAAATACTCTAATGAGGAGTGTGTTTTGCCCAAGGCTTGTTTGGATTGTTGCAATGTGGCCCATGCGGCGTCAGCATCAAATGCCCTTAGCTGCGCCAAAGCCAAGCCATATAAGTGCGAAGGCAAATGGCCGTACTTTTTTTCGCTCAATGTCTTACGGTAATATTCCAAGGCATCTTGCTCATCCATCTGCAAGAATCGCGCTTTTTCGCGCACAAATAAGAAATCTAAGGAATCTTTAAACTGCTGGTAAGGCTTATCTTTTAAGCGTGCTTGCGCGTCGCTAATCCGCTTATAAGTCACCGGGTGAGTACGCAAAAACTCCGGTGCATTGCCCTCCCCCAGCCGTGAGTTCTTTTGCATGCGATCAAAAAAAGTAGGCATCGCCGCCTGATCAAAACCAGCTTTTTGCAAAGTTTGCATGCCGATTCGGTCCGCCTCTTGCTCAAACATATAGGTGTAATCGAGCTGGCGCTGAATCATATAGGCTTGGCTGCCCATCAAGCCCGCCATTGCCACGTCCCCTTTGCCCGCACTCGCAGCCACAATGGCTAAACCTAAAGCGGCCAACGTAACCCAAGGTGCCATTTTTTGCCCTTCTAAAAGACGGGCAAAGTGATGCTGGGTGACGTGGGCAATTTCGTGCGACAGCACCGAAGCCAGCTCTGATTCATGCTGAGCCAGCACAATTAAGCCGGTATGCACCCCTACCAGACCGCCGGGTATGGCAAAAGCATTGATACTGCGATCGAGCATAGGAAAAAAAACAAATTGGACTCCAGTTTCACCACTGGCATCGAGTAAACGCCCGCCCAGCTGCCTTAGATAAGCAACCAGCTCCGGGTCTTCGCTCATTGCACCGCTGCGCCGTAACTCACGCATGGCCGACTCGCCAATTTGCCGTTCCTGCAAAGGGCTTAAGCCTTCTTGTGAAGATTCACCCAAATTGGGTAGCTGCACATCAGCCTGCAAGGGCGCAGAAATCAAGCTTGCAGCCAGAATCAATGCCAATAAACGTCGAGACAACAAATTAAGCTCCTACAGCCTGTCGGACTTTTTAGACTGATCTATATCTAAGTGAGCAATCTTGCAGGGCTGTCGACCAACCAGCTCGCTGCACCTACAAGCACCAGATAGCGTGCGACCTTACCCAACAACATCCACAGTGCAACTTGCCGCCAAGGCCAACGCAGCCAACCGGCCACACCACATAAAACATCGCCTACCACCGGCAGCCAAGTCAGCAACAAACTCACTGGGCCAATTCTCTGCGCCCAAGCTACAGCCTTGCCTTGGGGGGCAGCAGGCAGGCGACGCCCCATCCATACTGTGAGCAAGCCGCCCAAGGTATTACCCGCCGTAACTACCAATAAGGCAGGAATTAATCCCTGAGAATTAAAATGCAGATAAGCCAAGAGGGCCGCTTCAGAATTACCCGGCAACAAAGTGGCAGATAAAAAAGCCGAAGCAAATAAGCCCGATAGCCACGCTGGCTCAACAATCAAAAGCGAAAATCTTCTTTAGCATGAGCGCTGATTGCCGTGCTTAAGTCAGCAAAAAACTCTCCTGCTTCACGGGTGCTTTGCCAAACGCCACCCTGCAAGCGATAGTGATAACCGCCAGAGCGTGCTGCAATCCAAAGCTCCTGGTTGGCTGCGTGGCGATTTACAATAATTTTGCTACGATCTTCAAACTCGATTTCTAATACATTGCCAGAGAGCAAGGTATCTACATCCAGCTCGCTATCATCCAGTGCCGCTTCAATTTTTGCGAATACGCTATCGCTGAGGTCAAGAAACTCGGACTCGGTCATTCAATCTATTCCCTGCATGTTAGAATTGCGATTCTGCCACTAAATACTGACTAGTAGCCAAAATGATACGTGCGCTGTTATTACTATTGACCATTGCCACTCTTACAGCCTGCGGTTTTAAAGGTGGCCTTTATCTACCTGAAAAGCCTGCCAGCACCACGGCCAGTGCGCCAGCTGCATCCAAATAAACGAGCATAGCGACATATCGTGCCTACATGATGACCATACAATTCAATTCGACAGAGTGGGCACCAAAACGTGCCCGCCCTACACGATAGAAATCGTTTTCCCCAGCACATGGGTGGTTAAAACAATAGCGGTAGAGGTCGAACCAAAAGCATTCAGCTCATTAATAATGCGCTGCAAGTGCTCTACATCGGTGGCCAGCACCCGCATGACTGCGCCATCCTCACCCGTCACCGTATAGCAATCAATAATCTCAGGGCAATCTGCCACAAATTGCGCATAGGGCCTGCCTTGCTGGGTGGATAGCCGAATCATCGCGGTAATCTGATAGCCCAAAGCCTTGGGATTAATATCGGCCCGATAGCCGCGAATTACATTGCTGCTCTCTAATCTTTTAATTCGCTCGGAAACCGCAGGCTGGCTCAGGTGCACTTGCCGCCCTATTTCGGCGTGTGACATCCGTGCATCGGTCTGCAAAATTTGCAGGATTTTCTGGTCAAAAAGGTCGATTTTCGGATTCATAAGCATACTCGGTTTATTTCCAGTGAAACTCTGGGTAAATCTGGCATTTACTTATGAAATGCCCTGTATTCCAAACGAATACCTTGCTAAATTATAAGTCCATTATATCTACTTACTGCGCCAAGCCATGATATCAAATTGCCAGATTGCCCAGATTGCCGACCAATTTTCTACCCCTTGCTGGGCCTATGATGCGGCAACCATTCGGGCACAAATTGCTCGTCTGCGTCAATTTGATGTGATTCGCTTTGCGCAAAAAGCCTCCAGCAATATCCATTTACTCAAACTCATGCGTGAAGAAGGCGTGCTGGTAGATTCAGTTTCGCTGGGCGAAGTCGAGCGTGCGCTGGCGGCAGGCTTTGTACCTGATAGCCATGCCAAACATGCGCCGATTGTTTTTACCGCCGATCTTTTAGATAAAAAAGCACTGGCGCGCGTGGTTGAGCTCAATATTCCGGTGAACTGTGGCTCGCCACAAATGCTAGAACAACTAGGGCAAGCGCACGCGGGTCATTCAGTTTGGCTACGCATCAACCCCGGCTTTGGCCACGGGCACAGCCGTAAAACCAATACCGGTGGCGAGCAAAGTAAGCATGGCATCTGGTTTAAGCATTTAGCAGAAAGCCTAGCGCTGATCGCCCAGTACAAACTCAAGCTCATCGGCCTGCATATGCATATTGGTTCGGGCGTCGATTACGATCATTTGCAAAGCGTTTGCGATGCAATGATTGCCCAGGTAAAAACCTGCGCTCAGGATTTATCAGCGATTTCGATTGGCGGTGGCTTATCGATTCCCTACCAAGTAGGGGATGCGATTGTTGATACCGATCATTACTTCCAGATTTGGGATAAAGCGCGTCAGGAAATTGAAACGCATTTAGGCCACAAGATCAGCATGGAAATCGAACCTGGCCGCTTTTTAGTGGCGCAATCGGGCTGCTTGATTTCTGAACTACGCGCGCAAAAACAAGTGGGGAGCAACTTCTTTGCCTTGGTCGACGCAGGCTTTAATGATCTGGCCCGCCCAGCAATGTATGGCAGCTATCACCGCATCAGCAGCTATGCACCGGATGGCTCGCCACGCAGCGGCGCACTTCGCCCCACCGTTGTAGCCGGGCCTTTATGCGAATCAGGCGATGTATTTACCCAGATTGAAGGCGGGGAAGTCACTACTCAGGATTTACCAAGCTGCGAGATAGGCGATTTGCTGGTGTTTCACGACACCGGCGCATACGGCGCCAGCATGTCGTCCAATTACAACTCTCGGCCATTAATCCCTGAAGTGTTAGTCGATGGCGATCAAATCACCCAAATCCGCCGCCGCCAAACGGTGCAGGAATTGATTGCGCTGGAAATGTAAGCGCTTCATCACGGCCCTTTTTAATTCACCTTGTGCGCCTTGCGATAATCCCAAGGCGGCACAGGCCCACTTTCTTGCCAAAGCCCTATTTTGGCCTGCCGAGCTTGCTGCTCTAAACTTTGGTAGTGCTCAAAATCGACCGTGCTTTGCTTACCTTTAGCAAAGTGCTGATAGTGCCAGGCAAAGCCCGCCTTAATTTGCTCGCTATTTATATCTGTATTTTTTAAATGCAATACCACCACTCGGCGCTGATAACGATCGCTATCTATTACCTGCACTTGAACTCGCTTCTGATAAACCCATCGATCCAGATGACGCCGCGCCTCGCTACCAAAAGGCTGGCTGTATTCTGGCGCATCGATAAAAGCCAAGCGCAACTGATGCTCTTGATTTTTATCATCACGAATCACCAGCGAATCCCCATCCATCACCTTAATCACAAGACCAGATATCAATGTATTCGAGGCTTGCTCTGCCCTGCAGGCGCTGAGTAACAAAATCAGCAAACATCCTCGCCACATATCCCCTCCTTCTCCCAAGCATTCAATCTAAGCGATCACATAAAACATATCTGCATGGCAAGGCTGACTATTGCTTCCAGAGCACAGCCTACTAAGATATACAGTGCGCTGACACAAAGGCTTGGCTCGTAATCAGCAAGCCGAAGTATAAACATGCATCCACCTTGCTCATCTCCTACCCATCATTTTAGATAAAATGGCAATTTGCACATGAATGCCTTCAAAAAGCGTACTGCGATTCGAATTGCCGCTGTCAGTATTGCGCTCGCCTCTTTAGCCAGCCCCGTGGCGTGGTATGTAGAAAAAGAGAACGCCGAGGAAGGAATTGTTTCGCTGGCCATTGAAGAATCAGGGCGTTTACTTCATCACTACGACGCAATTAATTTAAGCGGCCCCAATACTGTAGAGCACGCCAAAAGCGCGGCTCAAACTATATCCGGCGGCTTATTTGATATTGCAGAGATTTATAACCATGCGGGGCAAAAATTAGCCGAATCCTTAACCAGCGAAGGCGAAGCTGTGGAGTCTTACCTAGCTGCACATGGCCAACCCAACTACAGCCAAGCTTCATATGAGAGTTTAAAGCTCCCAGGCAATCGCTGGGTTTTAAGAGTTTTTGTGCCACTGCGTGGCTCAAACAACACGATCACAGGCTATTTTGAAGGGGTGCGAGTCGTGCCGGCATGGCAGCACCGGCAAATACTTTATTCATCACTTACGGTTGCGCTAATGGTTTGCCTTGCAGCGCTCCTCTGTGGCACAGCACTTTATCCGGTCGTTGTGCATCTTTCTACAGATAATGCACGCAAAGCCCGCGAAGTGCTCGATTCGCATATTTCCATGATGGAAGCACTGGGCCGAGCCATTGCCAAACGAGACTCTGATACCGGCGCACACAACTACCGCGTAGCCTGGATTGCCGCCTTTATTGCCGAGCGAATAAAATCAGGGCCTTCAGGCAGAGAAATGCAAGGCTTAATTGCAGGAAGTTTTTTACATGATGTGGGCAAAATCGGCATCCCCGACGCCATCTTATTAAAACCCGGCAAGCTAGATGACGCCGAGCTGGCGATTATGCGAACGCATGTCAGCCAAGGCGAGCAAATTGTAAAAGGGATGGGCTGGCTAGATGGTGCTCATGAAGTGGTCGCCGCCCACCATGAAAAATGGGACGGATCCGGCTACCCGCGCCAGCTTCAAGGTGAAGAGATTCCGCTTTCAGCACGGATCTTTGCCGTAGCCGATGTATTTGACGCCCTATGCTCTAAACGCCCTTACAAAGAACCCATGGACTTTGATGAGGCGATGGACATTCTGGAACAAGGCAGAGCCAGCCACTTCGACCCCAGCGTGATGGACATTTTCCGCCCGCTGGCGGCAGGTATTTTTCAGAAGCTAGCCAATATCAGCGAAGCCGATGCGCATGACTTACTCAAAGAGCGCATCCGGCAGCATTTTGAAATGCAATAAGAAAAACCTCGCCACAGCCGACAAATCACACATTCAATGCACGCAGCTACTTCACCCGAATCGCCCGCCACAGTAAACGCGGCCAGTCTTGCCAAGTTAATACGGGACGATGGCGGAAAACATCAGGCTGTAGCTTCAACTTTTCCAAAATTGCATCGCCCCCCAAGATAGTCAGGCGGATTTCTAGGCCGATCCGGCCAGGTAAAATTTTGCCGAGCGGCGCGCCAGCGTGCAGCATTTTCTGGCTGCGCCGCACCTGAAACGCCATTAAGCGTCGCCAGTTTGCATCCACTTCACCTGCGGCAATTTGCGCTTCGCTCACCCCAAAGCGCTCTAAATCGGCTAGGGGAAAATAAACACGGCCATTGGCCCAGTCTTTTTCTACATCCTGCCAAAAATTAATCAGCTGCAAGGCACTGCAAATACCATCGGATAAGGCCAGATTACGCGGTGTAGCAAGGCCAAAGATATGGAGCAGAATGCGCCCAACCGGATTAGCTGAACGCCGGCAGTAATACATCAACTCGCCAAAATCGGCAAAGCGATGCTTAGTCACATCTTGTGTAAACGCATCAAGCAGATCGTGATAAAGCTGGATAGGGATGTGATATTGGTGCGTGGCTAGGGCAAGAGCTTGATAGCGCGCAGTAAGCGGCGTTTGCTTTGCCACGATTAAATCTAGCTCTGCCCGGCATGCTGCCAGTGCGCTTAAACGCTCTGCTGGTGCAGCATCACCTTCATCCGCCAAATCATCGGCATGGCGGGCAAAATGATAAACCGCCACCACCGCCTTACGGTATTTTCGAGGCAAAAGTAAAGAGGCCACGGGAAAATTCTCGTAATGCCCAACGGCTTGTTCGGGTGTAATTGCAACCATAAGCTGAACCTAATCTGACACGAAAAGCGCGCACCAACAAGGCATGCTATATTTAAGCCGCATTGCCTCAGTTGGGGCATTGGCCCGCGTGTTTATCTTAAATTAAAGGGAATCTCATGAAAAAATGGCTTATTGCCTTGCTAAGTGCCTTTGCTCTTAGTGGTATGACTCTTGCTGCTGTAGATATTAACACCGCCAGCCAAGAACAACTGGAAGCGGTTAACGGACTTGGGCCTGCTAAAGCCAAAGCGATTATCGAATATCGCAGTAAAAATGGCCCGTTTAAAAGCGCAGAAGACCTAAAGAAAGTCCCCGGCATTAAAGATGGCGTTTTCAATAAAGTAAAAGCAGAAGTATCAGTGGGCGGCAAAATGGCAGCGCCTGCAGCAGCCACCAAAGTAGAAAAGATGGAAAAGCCCATGAAAGCCAGCCAGGCCGCAAGCAAAATGGAAAAAGCTGATAAGGCAGTAAAAGCCAGCATGCCTGCTAAAAAATAAGCAGCAAAAATTACAAAAAGGCACCTGAGGTGCCTTTTTTTATACCTATTTCTATTTGCGTGCGCCAAACCCTCAGCATTTTTTATAACGGCCCCCCATCATCCCCAAGCATTTTTAACTTGAACCGCGCTCGCTCTCATGGAATGCTGTGCCATCTTTCGCACTAAAATGATAACTCATAATGACAGATAGCCGCGCTTGGGTTGCCCGTGCGATTCGCACTATTGAAGCTGATTTTAATCGCTCTGCAGATACCCATTTAATCCCGCTTGATTTACCGGGTTTTCCCGGCATTGATTTCTATTTAAAAGATGAATCAAGCCATCCAACGGGCAGCTTAAAGCACCGTCTGGCACGCTCACTCTTTTTATATTCACTAGCCAATGGCTGGATTAACGCCAAAAGCACCGTGATTGAAGCATCGAGCGGCTCAACTGCTATTTCTGAGGCTTATTTTGCACGGCTTTTAGGACTACCCTTTATTGCCGTGATGCCCGCATCAACCAGCCCGGAAAAAATTGCGGCGATTACTTTTTATGGCGGGCTGTGCCATTTAGTGAATGACCCAACCACGCTGCATAGCGAATCGCTCAGGCTTGCCGCAGAAACCAACGGCCACTTTATGGATCAGTTTACCTACGCCGAGCGTGCCACCGATTGGCGAGCCAATAATAATATTGCCGAATCTATTTTTGCGCAGATGGCACTGGAGCCTCACCCGATTCCTAAATGGATCGTCGCCAGCTGTGGCACAGGCGGCACATCGGCCACCTTGGGGCGCTATGTACGCTATCGCCAGCACAGCACGCAAATTGCCTGCGTAGACCCAGATAACTCGGTATTTTTTGACGCTTTTTGCAGCAAAGATCGCAGCTTAAGCTTGCAATGTGGCTCTTTAATCGAAGGTATAGGCCGCCCTAAGGTAGAAGCGTCTTTTATACCCTCGGTGATCGACAGTATGTTTCAAGTGCCCGACGCGCTATCGATTGCCGCCACGCGCTGGCTATCTGAAAAGCTAGGCCGCAGAGTGGGCGGGTCCACTGGCTGCAATTTGGCTGGCGTACTGGCTTTGGCACTAGAAATGAAAACCGCCGGGCAAAGCGGCAGCATCGTTACCCTGCTTTGCGATAGCGGCGAGCGCTATGCGCATTCTTACTACAACGATGCATGGCTGGCAGAACGAGGCATTGATATTCAGCCTCGGCTAGAGCAGCTAAGCGCCATTACCGAACGAGGTGAAACACTAAGTTTACGACGGGCGGATCAGGGCTAGGGTGGCGGCTGTGAATGGTGCAGTGTGGCGCACTGCGTGTTGAGCAACGAAAACCGCCGCTCACCGAGCCTCGAGTGCGCCCTACGCCATGATTTCTGATTTTTTCATCTGAGCATGTCGGGTTACGCCGATTTATCCGCCAAAAAACCGTGAATAAACCGCCTAACCCGACCTACTCCTTGGCCTATCAGCCAAATCGCCCCTGACGCATCCATTTGGTGGCAATCCATTTTTCGCCTTTGAGCACAGGGTTGCCTCCGTGCAGGGTTAAAGGATCGGTTTGGCTATGGCTATTACAGTATTCAAAATAAACGGCAGAGCCTTTTTTAGGCGCAACAGCCAAGCCCAGCTCAGGAAAAATAGTTTCGCCGCCCTCATCCACATCATTTAAATACATGACTAAAGTGGATACACGCTGGCCGCCATTTTTTAGATGAACCTGACTGCCTTGATCCGCAACTGGGAAATAATCAAAATGCGGTTTGTATTCGCCGCCAATTTTGTAATTTAAAATTTGCAGACCTTCACCGTTTTCAATCGGCCAGTGCATCACATCCGCAATCCGGCGATCCAACCTAGCGATAAACTCGTTTTCATTCACAGTAAAAAAAGTACCAAAGCTACTGCGATCATCGATGACTTCTTCAGCCCCCGTTTGCGGGTCCACAATGGTCGATCGCTTGAGCTTGCTTTGTGATAAGCGCACCAGCTCATCGCATTCTTCCATCGACAATAAATCGTCCAGGATAGCCACAATCGGTTTGGCCACCCTTGCCGTTACCCGAACGATGCGATCATGGGTATGAATCACCCCACCTTCCATCGGAAACCGAGCTGGCTCCGCAATATACGCAGCAGCAGGCACAGCCGCCGTTTTAGTCTGAGTTGATACATTAGAAAAATGAAAAACCACGGCATTGGCAAAAATGGGATCAAACCCTTTGCCAGCCATCACTTCAACCAGTGATTGCGGTACGCAACCCCTGGCTAAATTATCAACAATCCAATTTTGCCAGTCTGCTGTAATTTGCGTGTCCATCGCCCCATCCTCATATTGATTTATTTGTAGTGACATTCTTACAAGACAAAGGCAGTGCTGTCATCCTTATTTATCCTGACGTTGCAAACAGGCCAAGACAAGCAAGAAAACAACATTTCGTAAAGCTGATCAAATACTTAAAGCATAAGTAGGATAAGAAAAAACCACCGGATATAGCAATGAGGCAAATACCGTTTATCAGCCAGAAAACAACATCCCGACGCCCTTTACCCAACTTCATTTGCCTTGCAAATGAAGTTTGCCCAGAGCAGCAAGCGCGGGCTGTGTTAAAATTAGCACCTTGATTTTTGCAGACGTGAGACTTGGCTCGCAATGGAACTTTCCGCTCTTACCGCCTTATCCCCGCTCGACGGTCGTTATGAAAAACAGCTCGCCGATTTACGTCCTTATTTTAGCGAATACGCGCTGGTTAAAAACCGCGTTACCGTTGAAATTGCTTGGCTAAAAGCCCTTGCTGCAGAAGCCGCGATTGAAGAGATTAAGCCTTTCTCTGCAGCCACCATCGCTGAACTCGATGCGGTTGTCGCCCAATTTTCACCAGAGCACGCGCTGGAAGTGAAAACCATTGAGCGCACTACCAACCACGACGTAAAAGCCGTGGAATACTGGATGAAAGAACGTTTATCCGGTAATGCCGAAGTCAGCGCTGCGAATGAATTCATCCATTTTGCTTGCACTTCAGAAGACATCAACAACCTGAGCCACGCCCTGATGTTAAAAGGCGCTCGTGATGCAGTGATGTTGCCTAAGCTCAAAGAAATGGTCAGTAAGCTCAAAGAGCTAGCTCACGCCTTAGCCGATGCGCCGATGATGAGCCGTACCCACGGCCAGCCAGCGACACCGACCACCATGGGCAAAGAAATGGCCAATGTGGCTTACCGTCTTGAGCGCCAACTGGTTCGCATCGAAAAAATCGAGCTGCTTGGCAAGATCAATGGTGCCGTAGGTAACTACAACGCCCACATTTCCGCCTACCCTGATTTTGATTGGGAAAGCTTCTGCCGCCGTTTTGTAGAAGGCTTGGGTATCAGCTTTAACGCCTACAGCACGCAAATTGAATCGCACGATTATATGAGCGAGCTGTACGACACGTTTACCCGTGCCAACACCATTCTTATTGATATGAACCGCGATATCTGGGGATATATCTCGCTGGGCTTCTTTAAACAGCGTGTGAATAAGAACGAAATTGGCTCCAGCACGATGCCGCATAAAGTGAATCCAATTGACTTCGAAAACTCCGAAGGTAATCTGGGCATGGCTAATGCGATGCTGACCCATCTATCGCAAAAACTACCAATCAGCCGTTGGCAACGTGACCTGACCGACTCCACCGTACTACGTAATATGGGTGTAGGTTTGGGCTATAGCTTGCTGGCTTATGGTGCCTGTTTAAAAGGCCTGAACAAGCTGGAAGTCAATCGCCAAGCCATGCTGGATGATTTGAACGCCAACTGGGAAGTGCTGGCTGAGCCGATTCAAACGGTGATGCGCCGTTATGCCGTGCCTAATCCTTATGAGCAGTTAAAAGAGCTCACACGGGGAAAAAGCGGCATTACCCGTGAAGCATTAGCGGTGTTTATTGATGGCTTAGAAATTCCCGAGCAAGAAAAGGCCCGCCTGAAAGAGCTGACACCATGGAACTACATTGGTAAAGCTGTAGAACTCGCGCAACGGATCTAAAATCCAATCTGAACGGGCGCCACAAGCGCCCGTTTTTCTGCCAAGCTAGCATCTTACTTACGCCTTTTTGATGCGCAAGGCACGATATTGAATGTCGGAGACAATGGTGAAACGTAAAGTATTACTGGGTAGTGCAATCACAGCCGCCATCCTATCCACAGCCTATATTGGCGGTGCTTATGTGGCTGGGCAAGCCGCTGAAAAAACACTAAAAAAACAGCACGAATGGCTAAGCAGCCTGCCCTACTTTATTGTAAAAAATCGTGAATATCAGCCCGGCTGGTTTAGCTCCAGCGAAAAAACCACGCTGCTGCTTAATCCCGAGCTTTATCGCTTTTTTATTGAGCGTGCGGGCACCGAGCTGCCTAAATTTAAAGTGACCTATACCCAGCATATTA encodes the following:
- the purB gene encoding adenylosuccinate lyase yields the protein MELSALTALSPLDGRYEKQLADLRPYFSEYALVKNRVTVEIAWLKALAAEAAIEEIKPFSAATIAELDAVVAQFSPEHALEVKTIERTTNHDVKAVEYWMKERLSGNAEVSAANEFIHFACTSEDINNLSHALMLKGARDAVMLPKLKEMVSKLKELAHALADAPMMSRTHGQPATPTTMGKEMANVAYRLERQLVRIEKIELLGKINGAVGNYNAHISAYPDFDWESFCRRFVEGLGISFNAYSTQIESHDYMSELYDTFTRANTILIDMNRDIWGYISLGFFKQRVNKNEIGSSTMPHKVNPIDFENSEGNLGMANAMLTHLSQKLPISRWQRDLTDSTVLRNMGVGLGYSLLAYGACLKGLNKLEVNRQAMLDDLNANWEVLAEPIQTVMRRYAVPNPYEQLKELTRGKSGITREALAVFIDGLEIPEQEKARLKELTPWNYIGKAVELAQRI